The sequence below is a genomic window from Daphnia pulicaria isolate SC F1-1A chromosome 6, SC_F0-13Bv2, whole genome shotgun sequence.
CTTCATTCTGAAGAATTACCTGAAGGGAGATTTTGCGGATATTGTGCACGGCCATGGAGGTGGTGAGTCGGGCTACAAGGAGGCCTTTCAACGTCTACGCAGCACCTGCGGCAACCGTACAGTTATCCGATCCGCCCATTTGCAAGCACTGGATTTGATGGATGCTCCGAAGAATGACCTTCAGTCCTTCAAGCGTTTTGCTGAACGTGTCCGTACCCACCTCTTTAATCTCTCGACCATAGGAGAAAGTGGACATGCAGACATTATCGAAAGATTTGCCCTGAAGCTGCAATTGTCGGACGGACTTGAGTGGAACTTTGGACGGGGAGAGGACCTTGAACGCCGAACAATTAATGATTTTGGTCGGTGGTTGACTACGAGAGCCGTGGCATATCAGAATGCTTACGCCATTGCTGATTATCAACAACATCCGGCTCCTCACGCAGCAAAGAACCACAATCAACCCTCGAATCCGTCGCATCATCGACCaccacagcagcagagaaggAGTGCACACATTTTTCATGGAGCATCAAGCTCCCAAAAGGATCATGGCTTGACTGAGcataaagagaagaaaccGACTTAACCACACTGCTTTAAATGTGAAGGATCGCACCGCCTTGAAGACTGTACCTTTTTTAAGGACCTTCCCATCAGTGATAGACTGACCTTTACACAACGTCGAGGATTGTGTTATGGCTGCTTCGGCGTCAGACACGGCTTCATGAACTGCACACTCAAGAAGGCGTGTGGCATCGACGGATGTAAGCTGTCCCATCATAGACTTCTCCACAAAGAGAATGGTCCGGTAGAAAGAAATGCCCGGCCTCACACTCTACGTTCCGACCGACGACAAATGTCAAATGGCATTCAAGATGCTCCGTCTAGACGCGCTGAACGCCGACAGGGAGATGGTGCCTGTGAACATTTTGATGGATGATGGAAGCGATTCAACTCTCATTCGCGAGGGGCTGACGCGTCGACCCCGGCTTACTGGCCAGCGGCAGACATTATTTGTAGGTGGCGTCGGTGAAGAATCCTCCGTCCATGTAAATTTAGAGTACCTGGAGTTGCCGTTAAGGACGTCGGCGGGAGAAACAGTGTCGATCCAGGGATCTACTATCCCCTCCATCACCAAACCAGTACATGTGATGGAGTGGGAGAAACTACGCGGACGATGGAGCCACATGGAAGACTTGTCGCCGCTTTGAGACTGTGGTGGACGTGTGGACATATTGATTTGCTAAGACTATGCCGCACTGCGAGTGAATCTCGATTCGGCAGAGATGACGAGCCGACCGCCTCAAAGACTATACTTGGATTGACGCTGCAAGGAGCACTGGCGACCAGTGGTGGACCCGATATCGTCCGGATCCATCATGTGCATACCTCAGCTGATTCCACTCTTCAACTCGCCGAACAAGTCCGACGGTTCTGTGATACGGAGTCATTCGGCACCGAATTCAAATCGGAATGCATGTCGGCTGAACACCGGAGGGCGGTGACCAAATTGGAGACGGAGACTGAAAAGCTGGATGTGGGATATGCAGCACCGGTGCTTTGGATCGACGACGTCCCTCCTGAAATTCCCGATAGCCGCCGCACGGTGGAGTCAAGAATGAAGAGTATGCGGAACAAATTTGCCCGTGAATCAGGAGACTACGAGACTTACTACCGTGCACCCATGGAGAAAATTTTTAGTGAAGGCTATGCCAGACGGCTCAGGCCGGAAGAAATCCAGCAGAGCCCAACCAAGTATTTTCTCCAGCACTTTGGAGTGCTGGAAAAGGCTGGGCGGCTGGAATTACGTCTCGTATTTGATGCTGCTGCAAAGTCGAACGGCAAATGTTTATACGATTTTGTCACCAGTAGTCCTGCGCTGCAGAACCCATTGCCTGCCGTTTTGATTCGCTTCCGAGAAGGAGAGATTGCCTGGTCAGTGGTTATGGGCGCAATGTTCAGCCGGATTCGTTTGAAAGATGCTGACCGTCCATACCACAGATTCTAATGACCCGAAGAGGATGGAACCATATCGACGTGTGAAATGACCAGGATGACTTTTTGGTGTAACTTGCTCACCCTACGTCGCCATACGAACCACTTGGCGCGCAGCAGACGATGCGGGACCGGAAATGAAGGAGGCGGCCGATGACGTTCGAGAAGACATATACGTCGACGATTACCTGGCCTCGATTAGCAGAATTGAGGATGCCGTAAGGAGAGCCACAGGTGTAAATAAGGTCTTAGCAGACGGCGATTTCCACCTGGGGCACTGGGTGTCCAATAGCAGCCAGCTATTATCAAGAGTCCAGCGGGATTCGGATAATGGGATCACTGTCAAGACCCAAGTGCGCAGCCTTAGTGATGATCCGGAGTTGATCCTTGGGATTGTGTGGAATCCTTCTACTGATCATCTGGGATTCCGAGTGAAAGTGTCCAGAGTGAACAACACCAGAGCGGGGTTACTTACCCAGGTGGCTGGTTTGTTCGACCCCTTGGGCACGGCCACCCCGATGACTGTTAAGGCTAAGATTTACTTCGGGAATTGGGCGTGAAAGGGCTTCAGTGGGACGATCCTGTGGTTGGTGAAGAAAAGGTGCGATGGGAGCAGTATTTCCAGAAAATTGGACGTTTGAAGGAGATCGAGCTGGCCCGCTGTCTCTTCCTAAATGCGGAATAAATAGTTCGGACCGAATTGCACACTTTCGTGGACGCGTCAGAAGAGGCGTGTGCCGCGTCCTGTTACACCCGTGTGGTTTATCGGGATGGCCGAGTGCTGGTCCGGCACGTTAAGACAGCGACCAAGCTTGCTCCTTTAAAAACAGTTTCCGTTTGTAAACTAGAGCTCAACGCTGGGCTCTTGGGTGCCCGTCTGGCTAAGTTTGTCTAAACAgccctaaaaagaaaaatggatgaCCAATTTTTCTGAACCCACAGCAGCACGGTCCGGAATTGGATCCGGGCCGTGTCTTCCCACTACCAGGTTTATGTCAGCCACCGGATCGGTGAAATTCAAACCCTCACTGAGCCTCATGAATGGCGCTTCGTTCCTGGGCGTTTAAATCCGGCCGACGCTGCTACCCGCTCACAgatggaagaagaggaaatccCAAGTTTGTGGTTAGATGGTCCGGATTCCTTCATGAAGAGGATCCGGCCTGGCCAAAAGGACTTGCCACGGATGTCCGCAAAGGAAGAACTCCGGTCTATCCACGTCCATCTGAATTCCACAGCCGTGGAGCCGACGACCGTGTTCAATTGGAAAGACGTCAAGATCTCAGCCCAAGATATTCCGGCCCTAATCCGGTTGGAAGGGGAGTTTCTGAACCTCGTGAAACAGAGTCAACGGGAGGTTTATTCTGAAGAGctgaaaaaattaaagcaGACAAAACAGCTCACACATTTCCTTGATAAATCTGGAGTATTGCGACTTAGAGGCCGGCTAAGCCGGGCCAAGTTGCCCTATGATGTCCTGCATCCTCCATTATTGTCCGGAAAACACCCGCTTTCTCGGATGATCATCCGAGCGTTTCGAGACAGCATGCATCACCTTGGCACGGATTTTGTATTATCTCACGTGCGACAGCTTTTTTGGGTGACGTGCGGACGAGAATTGGTAAAACGGGTCCGCAATGAATGTGTACCATGCCGTCGATTTCGTCCTTAAGCAGCTCTGCAGATGATGGCCGACGTCCATCGAGCTCGCCTGGGCGCCGGTCATCCCCCTTTCACTTACACGTCGGTGGACTATTTCGGACCCATAGACGTGACATACGGGCGTGGAACAGCAAAGAGATGGGGCGTACTTTTTACGTGCATGGTGACCAGAGCAGTTTATGTAGACGTTTCAATTTCCCTCTCCGCCAGTGATTTTTTAAAGGTGCTTCGACGTTTTATATCAGTGTACAGAAAGCCAGCGCATATGTTCTCGGACAATGGCACGAACTTGACTGGTGCTGAACGTTTATTACGTGTGGAGTTGAATCGGCTGAAAGACGACAGTGTGCTGGCAACAGAGTTTTTCCAACCAGCACAAACACCACATTTTGGAGGCTCACATAATCATTAGTACGATCAGTGAAAAACGCTCTCTACGCCGCGTTGGATCAAGATAAGAGTGTATTGCGTACACCCAGTGACGAAGTTCTGCGCACCTTCTTTTTGAAGTTTCCGGATTGTTAAATTCTCGGCCTTTGACTTATAGCAGCTCCGACCCGGACAACTTCCGTGCGTTAACCCCAAAGCAAACGATTTCCTAATTCGAGCTCCTGTAGCTTATTTACCGGCCGGAGACTTTAACAAGGCCCTTCCGCGCGATCATTATGGATACGTCCAGACAATAACTAATTTCTTCTGGGACGTGTGGCTTGGATCATTCCTGCAGTCGATGACCAGTCGGAAGAAATTGAGAACACCCGCGCGGAACTTTGCCGTCGGTGATATCATTTTAGATGATTGGAAGAATACTCCGCGCGGGCGTTGGAGAACCGGCAAGATCGTCAAGGTCTACCCCGGTGCCGACGAATTAGTCCGAGCAGCAGATGTGGAATTCTCCACCGGAATACTTCGCCGAGGGACTAACCAGCTGGCTCTACTGGAAGCGTGCTCGCCAGATCCAGCCGAAGATGCGACAGAATCCGGCTCGGGGGAGAATGGAGCCGGGATTTAGGCCTTCTGCTTATTTAGACCAGCGAGACGTATGGCATGTGTGGCCATCTATTaaactcttttgttttgttaattaattCCTGTGGCGCCGACGCGCCACTTGTTTTAAGAAACTGTTTAGTctcgttccccccccccccccctgtctatcaaataattttcccttttatacTGTGGCTGTCACTCTTTCTATACTGATTTAACTTCTGGATTGACAGGTATTTTAATGGTTTCCTGTTTTCTTGACCATTGTTAATGTTACCATCTTTAGAGAAGTAGCTTCTCCAGTATTTGCATTGACTGACCTAGACGTGTGGGT
It includes:
- the LOC124342070 gene encoding uncharacterized protein LOC124342070; amino-acid sequence: MKEAADDVREDIYVDDYLASISRIEDAVRRATGVNKVLADGDFHLGHWVSNSSQLLSRVQRDSDNGITVKTQVRSLSDDPELILGIVWNPSTDHLGFRVKVSRVNNTRAGLLTQVAGLQWDDPVVGEEKVRWEQYFQKIGLRTELHTFVDASEEACAASCYTRVVYRDGRVLVRHVKTATKLAPLKTVSVCKLELNAGLLGARLANSTVRNWIRAVSSHYQVYVSHRIGEIQTLTEPHEWRFVPGRLNPADAATRSQMEEEEIPSLWLDGPDSFMKRIRPGQKDLPRMSAKEELRSIHVHLNSTAVEPTTVFNWKDVKISAQDIPALIRLEGEFLNLVKQSQREVYSEELKKLKQTKQLTHFLDKSGVLRLRGRLSRAKLPYDVLHPPLLSGKHPLSRMIIRAFRDSMHHLGTDFVLSHVRQLFWVTCGRELQLRPGQLPCVNPKANDFLIRAPVAYLPAGDFNKALPRDHYGYVQTITNFFWDVWLGSFLQSMTSRKKLRTPARNFAVGDIILDDWKNTPRGRWRTGKIVKVYPGADELVRAADVEFSTGILRRGTNQLALLEACSPDPAEDATESGSGENGAGI